The following coding sequences lie in one Psychrilyobacter atlanticus DSM 19335 genomic window:
- a CDS encoding M1 family aminopeptidase: MIIYKGNLIIDVIKNTIKVDLEITCDNNKEKFYINKNMDTVEITSKNNITYEVSKGVVPSSKIISETKKICLDGGEKNLTFNIKYAGEIINNNTINQVKEDWTELGCYLPWFPINKKLDKCKFQIDVTCIGGENSKILYPLSKESIIDFSCPVFISNNHSMEEVVSGKTKVIIYFREKEGKELKDIIKNSADKILTHFIETFGKLEEDIILTVVISPRKKGGDYCRKNLIVLNESENNLDKTSYEQYFAHELAHLWWTHGNMDSWEDWLNESFAEYSVLSYVRSEYGEKVLTEKIKKYEEKIKGTPPIFNLDRGHEMSYLALYPKGALILNKLYGFLGEQEFNRLLKRVSMLKINNTSHLFEVIENEFSSEARKKLEWNLRNF, encoded by the coding sequence ATGATAATTTATAAAGGTAATTTGATCATAGATGTAATCAAAAATACGATTAAAGTAGATTTAGAAATAACCTGTGACAACAATAAAGAAAAATTTTATATCAATAAAAATATGGATACAGTTGAAATAACTTCTAAAAATAATATAACTTATGAAGTAAGTAAAGGTGTTGTTCCTTCTAGTAAAATTATTTCTGAAACAAAAAAAATTTGTCTAGATGGAGGAGAGAAAAACCTAACCTTTAATATAAAATATGCCGGTGAAATAATAAATAATAATACTATTAATCAGGTAAAAGAAGATTGGACAGAGTTAGGATGCTACCTTCCATGGTTTCCAATAAATAAAAAACTGGATAAATGCAAATTTCAGATAGATGTTACCTGTATTGGAGGAGAAAACAGTAAAATATTATATCCTCTTTCCAAAGAAAGTATAATCGACTTCTCATGTCCTGTTTTTATTTCTAATAATCACTCAATGGAGGAGGTTGTCTCGGGAAAAACTAAAGTAATTATTTATTTCAGAGAGAAAGAGGGAAAAGAACTTAAAGATATTATAAAAAATAGTGCCGATAAAATTTTAACTCATTTTATAGAGACTTTTGGAAAGTTAGAGGAAGATATTATCTTGACTGTAGTAATCTCTCCTAGAAAGAAAGGGGGAGACTATTGCAGGAAAAACTTAATCGTGCTCAATGAATCTGAAAATAATCTAGATAAAACTTCCTACGAACAATATTTTGCCCATGAATTAGCTCATCTCTGGTGGACTCATGGAAATATGGATTCATGGGAAGACTGGCTGAATGAATCCTTTGCGGAATATTCTGTCCTTTCCTATGTAAGATCTGAATACGGGGAAAAAGTTTTAACTGAAAAAATTAAAAAATATGAGGAAAAAATTAAAGGAACTCCTCCAATATTTAATTTAGATAGAGGTCATGAAATGAGTTATCTGGCACTTTATCCTAAAGGAGCATTAATTTTAAATAAACTATATGGATTCCTTGGAGAACAGGAATTTAATAGGTTGTTAAAAAGAGTCAGTATGTTAAAGATTAATAACACCTCCCACCTTTTTGAAGTAATTGAAAATGAATTTTCTTCTGAAGCCAGAAAAAAATTAGAGTGGAACCTTCGAAACTTCTAA
- a CDS encoding helix-turn-helix domain-containing protein, with protein MLENIGENIGEKIKELRINKGMTLRGLEEMVDLSAGFLSQLERGLTTISVDVLQRISVELGVELTYFFREVEVKNEKKVVMRGYEKEVYELVNSQFVHYHLSNNLTDKDMVPRMIDILPKEKQERLKGYSHDGEEFIYVLEGILTLVMDDREETLFPGDSAHYSSDSLHNWGNNTSKKTRIIAVGTPNGYKK; from the coding sequence ATGTTAGAGAATATAGGTGAAAATATAGGAGAAAAGATAAAAGAGCTGAGAATAAATAAGGGGATGACACTAAGGGGTCTGGAAGAAATGGTAGATCTATCTGCAGGATTTTTATCCCAGCTGGAAAGAGGTCTTACAACTATTTCAGTGGATGTACTTCAGAGAATTTCAGTGGAACTAGGTGTGGAACTTACTTATTTTTTCCGTGAAGTGGAAGTAAAAAATGAAAAAAAGGTAGTAATGCGGGGGTATGAAAAGGAAGTTTATGAACTGGTTAATTCACAGTTTGTTCATTATCATTTGAGTAATAACCTTACAGATAAAGATATGGTACCAAGAATGATAGATATTTTGCCAAAAGAGAAACAGGAAAGATTAAAGGGATATTCTCATGACGGAGAGGAATTCATATATGTATTAGAAGGGATTCTTACCTTAGTGATGGATGACAGGGAAGAAACGCTATTTCCAGGAGACAGTGCACACTATAGTTCTGATTCTCTCCATAACTGGGGGAACAATACGAGTAAGAAAACAAGAATAATAGCTGTAGGAACACCTAACGGTTATAAAAAATAA
- a CDS encoding trans-4-hydroxy-L-proline dehydratase activase, whose amino-acid sequence MKGTIVNVQRYSVHDGPGIRTTIFFKGCPLKCWWCHNPENISLKEEIMSCKDKCTNCGRCIKICREEAIKLKDGNPFVELEKCTNCGRCAEFCISEAKEHVGKEVHVDELMVHIKKDIPFYEESGGGVTFSGGEPLMQGEFLNEVLKRCKNFNINTTLDTCGYSDWENIEKIHDKVDLFLYDLKIFDDEKHIKYTGVSNRLILENLKKLSSLGKNIYVRMPIIKGINDDSEHVDNCVKFLSKLNILQVNLLPYHKLGMDKYEKLDKEYKLTGEEKPSENEMKKIAEKFKTAGIKVKVGG is encoded by the coding sequence ATGAAAGGAACAATTGTAAATGTTCAAAGGTATTCAGTTCATGATGGACCTGGTATAAGGACTACTATATTTTTTAAAGGGTGTCCGTTAAAGTGTTGGTGGTGTCATAACCCAGAAAATATAAGTTTAAAAGAAGAAATTATGTCTTGTAAAGATAAGTGTACAAATTGCGGCAGGTGTATAAAGATATGTAGAGAGGAAGCTATAAAGCTAAAGGATGGAAATCCTTTTGTAGAACTGGAAAAGTGTACAAATTGCGGCAGATGTGCGGAATTTTGCATAAGTGAAGCTAAAGAACATGTAGGCAAAGAAGTTCATGTAGATGAACTCATGGTTCACATAAAAAAAGATATCCCATTTTATGAAGAATCAGGAGGTGGAGTAACTTTTTCAGGAGGAGAACCTTTAATGCAGGGGGAATTTTTAAATGAAGTTTTAAAAAGATGTAAGAATTTCAATATTAATACTACTCTTGATACATGTGGTTATTCAGACTGGGAAAACATAGAGAAAATTCATGATAAGGTAGATCTATTTTTATATGATTTAAAGATATTTGATGATGAAAAACATATTAAATATACCGGTGTATCCAATAGATTGATATTAGAAAATTTAAAAAAATTATCCAGCCTGGGTAAGAATATATATGTAAGGATGCCAATTATAAAAGGTATAAATGATGACAGTGAACATGTGGATAATTGTGTGAAGTTTTTATCAAAACTTAATATACTACAGGTGAACCTGCTTCCATATCATAAATTAGGTATGGATAAATATGAAAAATTAGATAAAGAATACAAATTAACAGGGGAAGAAAAACCATCTGAGAATGAGATGAAAAAAATAGCAGAAAAATTTAAAACAGCAGGAATAAAAGTGAAAGTGGGGGGATAA
- the hypD gene encoding trans-4-hydroxy-L-proline dehydratase — protein sequence MMTERIKKLRKQSVEAVPRISMERAIIVDEVYKKHEGSVSTPVLRALVLKELMSKKELCINEGELIVGERGEKPAVTPTYPELCCHTIDDFEVMNQREKISFKVSEEAKNIQREKIIPHWEKRSMRHSILNNVTDEWNSCYQAGIFTEFMEQRGPGHTVADGKIYTKGFLDFKVDIQKAIDSLDFYTDEKALDRKHQLEGMSIACDAVMILGERYSKLAKEMAEKENDLARKEELLDISKRCSRVPAHAPETFEEAIQMYWFIHLCVISELNPWDSFSPGRLDQHLNPFYLKGVGQGTMDSEKAKELLQCLWIKFNNQPAPPKVGITLKESGTYTDFANLNTGGVQADGSDGVNEVSYIILDVMDELKLLQPSSNVHISKKTPQGFLKKSLEVVRKGWGQPALYNTDAVIQEMLIAGKTIEDARCGGNSGCIETGAFGKEAYILTGYLNLPKILEITLHNGLDPLSGEKLGIETGDPETFSTYEELFEAYKKQLKHFIDIKVKGNRIIERLYATRMPVPFLSVIIDDCITKGRDYNAGGARYNTSYIQGVGIGNIADMMTSIKYNVFDKQRMSMKDLLEAAKDNFEGHEEIFHLVVNKTPKYGNDDDYADDIMQEIFYAYYNEVNGRPNCNGGEHRINMLPTTCHVYFGAVIGATTDGRKANKPLADGISPSKGVDRVGPTGVIKSASKMNHLITGGTLLNQKFTPSMVEGEQGIDNLAHLVRSYFKLDGHHIQFNIISRDILLKAQENPEEYKDLIVRVAGFSDFFWNLDKALQDEIIERTEQEF from the coding sequence ATGATGACAGAGAGAATAAAAAAACTTAGAAAGCAAAGTGTAGAAGCAGTGCCTAGAATATCAATGGAAAGAGCAATCATAGTAGATGAGGTTTATAAAAAACATGAAGGAAGTGTCTCCACACCAGTACTAAGAGCCCTAGTGTTAAAGGAGTTAATGAGTAAAAAAGAACTGTGTATAAATGAAGGTGAGTTGATTGTAGGAGAAAGGGGAGAAAAACCGGCAGTTACTCCTACTTATCCTGAGTTATGTTGTCATACTATAGATGATTTTGAGGTTATGAATCAGAGAGAGAAGATATCTTTTAAGGTATCTGAAGAAGCAAAGAATATCCAAAGAGAAAAAATAATTCCTCACTGGGAAAAAAGATCTATGCGTCACTCTATATTAAATAATGTAACAGATGAATGGAATTCTTGCTATCAGGCAGGGATCTTCACTGAATTTATGGAGCAGAGAGGACCGGGTCATACAGTAGCAGACGGAAAAATATACACAAAGGGATTTTTAGATTTTAAAGTCGACATACAAAAAGCCATAGATTCCTTGGATTTTTATACTGACGAAAAAGCCCTAGACAGAAAGCATCAATTAGAGGGAATGAGTATAGCCTGTGATGCAGTAATGATATTAGGAGAACGTTATTCAAAACTGGCTAAGGAGATGGCAGAGAAGGAAAACGACCTTGCAAGAAAAGAGGAACTTTTGGATATCTCAAAGAGATGCAGCAGAGTACCTGCTCATGCTCCTGAGACATTTGAAGAAGCTATCCAAATGTACTGGTTCATCCACCTTTGCGTAATCAGTGAGTTAAATCCTTGGGATTCATTTTCTCCAGGAAGACTGGACCAACACTTAAACCCGTTTTATTTAAAGGGAGTAGGTCAAGGGACGATGGATTCAGAAAAAGCCAAGGAACTGCTGCAGTGTCTGTGGATAAAATTTAACAACCAGCCGGCACCTCCTAAAGTAGGAATTACTCTGAAAGAGAGCGGAACATACACAGATTTTGCCAACCTTAATACAGGAGGGGTTCAGGCAGATGGATCGGATGGTGTCAACGAAGTAAGTTATATCATACTAGATGTAATGGATGAATTGAAGTTGCTACAGCCAAGCTCAAATGTTCATATAAGTAAAAAAACTCCTCAAGGATTTTTAAAGAAATCTCTGGAAGTAGTAAGAAAAGGATGGGGGCAGCCGGCACTTTATAATACAGATGCTGTAATCCAGGAGATGCTTATTGCAGGAAAAACAATAGAAGATGCAAGATGCGGTGGAAACAGCGGGTGTATAGAAACTGGAGCTTTTGGTAAGGAAGCCTATATTCTTACAGGGTATCTGAACCTTCCTAAGATATTAGAAATAACTCTTCACAATGGGTTAGATCCTCTCAGTGGGGAAAAATTGGGAATAGAAACAGGAGATCCGGAAACTTTTTCTACTTATGAAGAGCTGTTTGAAGCTTATAAAAAACAACTAAAGCATTTTATTGATATTAAGGTAAAAGGGAACAGGATAATTGAAAGATTGTATGCAACAAGGATGCCGGTACCATTTCTATCTGTAATTATAGATGACTGCATCACAAAAGGTAGAGACTATAATGCAGGGGGAGCGAGATATAATACCTCGTATATACAGGGAGTAGGTATAGGTAATATTGCAGACATGATGACGTCTATCAAATACAATGTTTTTGATAAACAAAGGATGTCTATGAAGGACTTATTGGAAGCTGCAAAAGATAATTTTGAAGGGCATGAGGAAATCTTTCATCTGGTTGTTAACAAAACTCCTAAATATGGGAATGATGATGATTACGCAGATGACATCATGCAGGAGATATTTTATGCTTACTATAATGAAGTAAATGGAAGACCTAACTGTAATGGAGGAGAACATAGAATAAATATGCTTCCTACTACTTGTCATGTGTATTTTGGTGCAGTAATAGGAGCCACTACAGATGGTAGAAAAGCGAATAAACCTCTGGCAGATGGAATATCACCATCTAAGGGAGTAGATAGAGTAGGACCTACAGGAGTTATAAAATCAGCATCTAAAATGAATCACCTGATAACAGGAGGAACACTTCTTAATCAGAAGTTTACACCTTCTATGGTAGAGGGAGAGCAGGGGATAGATAATTTGGCTCATCTAGTAAGATCTTATTTCAAATTAGACGGTCATCATATTCAGTTCAATATAATTAGCAGGGATATACTTTTAAAAGCTCAGGAAAATCCTGAAGAATATAAGGATCTTATTGTAAGGGTTGCAGGGTTTAGTGATTTCTTCTGGAATCTTGATAAAGCGCTTCAGGATGAGATAATAGAGAGAACAGAACAGGAGTTTTAG
- the proC gene encoding pyrroline-5-carboxylate reductase has protein sequence MKKIGFIGCGNMSQAMIGGVVKAGIFQGKNILVSDLNKNSLESAANKYGVTTTTDNLEVAKGSDILVLAVKPNLYNVIISQIKDTVKSDVIIVTIAAGKSIESTETAFGKNIKVVRVMPNTPALVGEGMSSMVPNKLIETHELEEVITVFESFGSTEVVEEKLMDVVTSVSGSAPAYVYMFIEAMADGAVLDGMPRDKAYKMAAQTVLGAAKMVMETGMHPGQLKDMVCSPGGTTIEAVTTLEKKGLRDAVITAMRSCTEKSKKMSK, from the coding sequence ATGAAGAAAATAGGTTTTATAGGCTGTGGAAATATGTCACAAGCAATGATTGGCGGAGTAGTAAAAGCAGGGATATTCCAGGGGAAGAATATACTTGTATCCGATCTTAATAAAAATAGTTTAGAGAGTGCAGCTAATAAATACGGAGTTACTACAACCACAGATAATTTAGAAGTAGCAAAGGGAAGCGATATACTGGTACTTGCTGTAAAACCTAATCTATACAATGTAATTATTTCACAGATAAAAGACACAGTTAAAAGTGATGTTATTATTGTTACCATAGCCGCAGGGAAAAGTATAGAAAGCACCGAGACAGCTTTTGGTAAAAATATAAAAGTTGTTAGGGTGATGCCTAATACTCCTGCTCTAGTGGGAGAGGGAATGTCTTCTATGGTTCCTAACAAGTTAATAGAAACCCATGAACTAGAAGAGGTAATAACAGTATTTGAAAGTTTTGGAAGTACAGAGGTCGTAGAAGAAAAACTTATGGATGTAGTTACTTCTGTAAGTGGATCTGCACCGGCTTATGTCTATATGTTCATAGAAGCTATGGCTGATGGAGCAGTCCTTGATGGTATGCCAAGGGATAAGGCTTATAAAATGGCAGCTCAAACAGTATTAGGCGCTGCTAAAATGGTAATGGAAACTGGGATGCATCCTGGTCAGCTTAAAGACATGGTATGTTCTCCAGGGGGAACAACGATAGAGGCAGTAACTACTTTGGAGAAAAAAGGCCTTAGAGATGCAGTGATTACAGCTATGAGAAGTTGTACAGAAAAATCAAAAAAAATGTCTAAATAG
- a CDS encoding pyrimidine/purine nucleoside phosphorylase, whose protein sequence is MFNTNEYFDGKVKSLSFENSEGPATIGVMAPGEYEFGTSKKELMTVTCGKMTVKLPGNENWEEIKAGNTFEVEADSSFLVKVEDEISYLCLYR, encoded by the coding sequence ATGTTTAATACAAATGAATATTTTGATGGGAAGGTAAAATCTCTTAGTTTTGAAAATAGTGAAGGACCAGCAACAATAGGAGTTATGGCTCCAGGGGAATATGAGTTCGGGACTTCTAAGAAGGAGCTTATGACCGTGACTTGTGGCAAGATGACAGTAAAGTTACCTGGAAATGAAAACTGGGAAGAAATAAAAGCAGGAAATACCTTTGAAGTGGAGGCAGATAGTTCATTTTTAGTAAAGGTAGAAGATGAAATTTCATATCTTTGTTTATACAGATAA
- a CDS encoding peptide MFS transporter, whose amino-acid sequence MEKAGKKPFGFYVCSMAFVLERFSFYSAKWLIAVFLVAKIADGGLGIEPGDAAKMTANLVAFTYLAPIIGGYLSDKVFGARYLVPIGMILMGAGYLVGWQANSTGMVNLMIILLSLGTGLFKCQTNAITGRLFDDPGELDGAFSTQYSFVNVGAFLGTTIIGLLVGFKGYSFCFLVIAIVMFVNAIFFIYGWRFLGDTGKKPFKIAENKEEKKVEVKEEKVPLTTIEKKRIGAIVLVSIFSIIFWVLWYLAYMPVYYYWGGDNGAANWMIGNFTIPTAWFDSLNAFMCIALGPVLGKLWSTLAKRPKGDLSMFKKTSLGMMLMGLSYVIFALADISRGNNLAPIAWIIAMGVVLSTGEMVFSPLGNSFIAKFSPPRLLTGMMSIWVLAVFFAGKSYGYLYAYTLKFDFAKAYLVIAAIAIVAGIILWGLDKKLNSLVEEEEEVEVIA is encoded by the coding sequence ATGGAAAAAGCAGGGAAAAAGCCATTTGGATTTTATGTATGTTCAATGGCTTTCGTATTGGAAAGGTTTTCGTTTTATTCAGCTAAATGGTTAATCGCAGTATTTTTAGTTGCTAAGATAGCAGATGGTGGGTTAGGAATTGAACCAGGAGATGCAGCAAAGATGACGGCTAACTTGGTGGCATTTACTTACTTAGCGCCAATAATTGGAGGATATCTTTCAGATAAAGTATTTGGAGCGAGATATCTTGTACCTATTGGGATGATACTCATGGGAGCAGGTTACTTAGTAGGATGGCAGGCTAATAGTACTGGGATGGTTAATTTAATGATTATCTTACTATCTCTAGGTACAGGGTTATTTAAGTGTCAGACAAACGCTATAACAGGTAGACTTTTTGATGATCCTGGGGAATTAGATGGAGCATTCTCTACTCAGTATTCATTCGTTAATGTTGGTGCTTTCTTAGGGACAACTATTATCGGTTTACTTGTAGGATTTAAAGGGTATTCTTTCTGTTTTTTAGTTATTGCAATAGTGATGTTTGTTAATGCAATCTTCTTCATCTATGGTTGGAGATTTTTAGGGGATACAGGTAAAAAACCATTTAAAATTGCTGAGAATAAAGAGGAGAAAAAAGTTGAAGTAAAGGAAGAAAAAGTTCCTTTAACTACAATTGAAAAGAAAAGAATTGGTGCTATTGTTTTAGTATCGATCTTCTCAATTATCTTCTGGGTACTATGGTACTTAGCATATATGCCTGTTTATTATTATTGGGGTGGAGACAACGGAGCTGCAAACTGGATGATTGGAAACTTTACAATCCCTACAGCTTGGTTTGATTCATTGAATGCATTTATGTGTATAGCATTAGGACCAGTATTAGGTAAATTATGGTCAACATTAGCTAAGAGACCTAAGGGTGATCTTAGTATGTTTAAAAAGACTTCTTTAGGTATGATGCTTATGGGATTATCCTATGTAATATTTGCACTGGCTGACATTTCAAGAGGAAACAATCTTGCTCCTATCGCCTGGATAATTGCAATGGGTGTTGTATTATCTACCGGTGAAATGGTATTCTCACCACTAGGGAATTCATTTATCGCAAAATTCTCACCACCAAGATTATTAACTGGAATGATGAGTATTTGGGTATTAGCGGTATTCTTTGCAGGTAAATCATATGGTTACTTATATGCATATACACTAAAGTTTGACTTTGCAAAGGCATATCTTGTTATTGCAGCAATTGCTATCGTCGCTGGAATTATTCTTTGGGGACTGGATAAGAAGTTAAATAGCTTAGTTGAAGAGGAAGAAGAAGTAGAAGTAATAGCTTAA
- a CDS encoding aminopeptidase P family protein, whose protein sequence is MLNDKLLKLRDEMSKNGIDAYIIPSSDAHQSEYVAEYFKGRRWISNFTGSAGTAVITSDSAGLWTDGRYFIQAEKELEGSGFDLFKMAQDGVPTYPEWLKSVLKSDSIIGFDGKVISVSAYNELKKGFDEDNFKIQHDLLESIWDDRPSFPKENIFVHDLCYAGKSVTQKIDIIRGIYHSHGADSYILSSLDDIAWTFNLRGSDVLNNTTFYAYAFIEDDKTTLFIDLDKLDEQTKSYLKENNVVLESYDEVTDILSNLKNKNIYLSPERTSIYIQSLLENNKTIHNKEITTHLKAVKNEIEIENSRECYLNDSIALLKGFKHIEENFKVTPLTELDVEDIIKNERSKIDGFKGISFDTIAGHKDHAALMHFKANEKNTYTLESCGFLLVDSGGQYLNGTTDITRTFSLGDITPEQKKDFTLVLKSVINLSRAKFLKGTTGYKLDMLARYPLWLEGIDYKCGTGHGVGFFLNIHEGPQGFSVRKSHDLPLEVGMNLTIEPGVYKEGRHGIRTENTVIVKEAFTNENGTFYEFETISFFPIDINSIDPALLNSDELEWINSYHATTFNKLSPYLNEDEVNWLRERTKQI, encoded by the coding sequence ATGTTAAATGATAAACTTTTAAAACTTAGAGATGAAATGAGTAAAAATGGGATAGATGCTTATATTATTCCTAGTTCAGATGCACATCAAAGTGAATATGTGGCAGAGTATTTTAAAGGTAGAAGATGGATCAGTAACTTTACAGGTAGTGCTGGAACTGCTGTTATCACCTCTGATTCTGCTGGTCTTTGGACAGATGGACGATACTTTATCCAGGCTGAAAAAGAACTTGAAGGAAGTGGGTTTGATCTTTTTAAAATGGCTCAAGATGGAGTTCCTACCTATCCTGAATGGTTAAAAAGCGTTCTAAAGAGTGATAGTATTATTGGATTTGATGGAAAAGTTATCTCTGTTTCTGCCTACAATGAATTAAAAAAAGGATTTGATGAAGACAATTTCAAAATTCAGCACGACCTATTGGAATCTATCTGGGATGACAGACCTAGTTTCCCAAAAGAGAATATATTTGTTCATGATCTTTGCTATGCGGGAAAATCTGTTACTCAAAAAATTGATATTATTCGTGGAATATACCATTCCCATGGGGCTGATAGTTATATTCTCAGCTCTTTAGATGATATTGCATGGACTTTTAACCTAAGAGGAAGCGATGTATTGAATAACACTACTTTCTATGCATATGCATTTATTGAAGATGATAAGACTACTTTATTTATAGATCTAGATAAACTGGATGAACAAACTAAAAGCTACCTTAAAGAAAATAATGTAGTTTTAGAATCCTACGATGAGGTTACAGATATTCTATCTAATTTAAAAAACAAGAATATCTATCTCAGCCCAGAAAGAACAAGTATCTATATCCAGTCATTACTTGAAAATAATAAAACTATCCATAATAAGGAGATCACTACTCATTTAAAAGCTGTTAAGAATGAAATAGAAATAGAAAATTCAAGAGAATGCTATTTAAATGACTCTATAGCTCTCCTAAAAGGATTTAAACATATTGAAGAAAATTTTAAAGTAACTCCTCTTACTGAACTAGATGTAGAGGATATTATTAAAAATGAAAGATCAAAAATAGATGGGTTTAAAGGGATAAGTTTTGATACTATTGCAGGACATAAAGATCATGCAGCTCTTATGCATTTTAAAGCCAATGAAAAAAATACATACACTCTGGAATCTTGTGGATTTTTATTGGTAGATTCAGGAGGACAATACCTCAATGGAACGACAGATATTACCAGGACATTTTCATTGGGAGATATCACTCCTGAGCAGAAAAAAGATTTCACTCTGGTATTAAAAAGTGTAATTAACCTTAGCAGAGCCAAATTCTTAAAGGGAACTACTGGTTATAAATTAGATATGTTAGCTAGATATCCACTATGGTTAGAAGGTATCGATTATAAGTGTGGAACTGGTCATGGAGTTGGATTTTTCCTAAACATTCATGAGGGTCCACAAGGTTTTTCTGTTAGGAAAAGTCATGATCTTCCACTAGAGGTAGGGATGAACTTAACTATTGAACCTGGTGTCTATAAAGAAGGGAGACATGGTATTCGTACTGAAAATACAGTTATAGTAAAGGAAGCTTTCACCAATGAGAACGGGACTTTTTATGAATTTGAAACTATATCATTCTTCCCAATTGATATAAATTCTATCGATCCTGCTCTATTAAATAGCGATGAATTGGAATGGATCAACTCCTACCATGCCACTACATTTAATAAGCTGTCTCCATATTTAAATGAAGATGAGGTCAACTGGTTAAGAGAAAGAACTAAACAAATATAA
- a CDS encoding 4Fe-4S binding protein yields the protein MENRLKTRELRDLIRFLTVLLLVPWLGWFTESLFGVKIEFEVEMVTFLFFIVFGSFWCGWLCPFGNLSYFIEKIGRTLFPSLQFSPKGRLDKILRLLKYIFLSGFAYLIIIGGYDYFWGSHMAIYKSNALSLEFLKLKKYMIMIIPLVIPRFFCKYICPQKAMYNIIHKFLPTLVIERDEKKCVSCGRCDKACPMDIKVSKEKKICGRDCISCFNCVDGETCPAKIDALKLKFLGKKVSPGLFSLVVLILYVIITYSVMQLLH from the coding sequence ATGGAAAATAGATTAAAAACAAGGGAACTTAGGGATTTGATAAGGTTTTTGACCGTGCTTTTACTGGTACCCTGGTTAGGGTGGTTTACAGAAAGTTTATTTGGAGTAAAAATTGAGTTTGAGGTAGAGATGGTAACTTTTTTATTTTTTATTGTATTTGGAAGTTTTTGGTGTGGATGGTTGTGCCCTTTTGGAAACTTATCCTATTTTATAGAAAAAATTGGCAGAACTCTTTTTCCCAGTCTACAGTTTTCACCAAAAGGAAGATTGGATAAAATTTTGAGACTGTTAAAATATATATTTTTATCAGGGTTCGCTTATCTGATAATTATAGGAGGATATGATTATTTTTGGGGGAGTCATATGGCAATATATAAATCTAATGCCTTATCTCTTGAATTTTTAAAATTAAAAAAATACATGATCATGATTATTCCCTTGGTAATTCCAAGATTTTTTTGTAAATATATATGCCCGCAAAAAGCTATGTATAATATAATTCATAAATTTTTACCAACTTTAGTTATAGAAAGAGATGAAAAAAAATGTGTATCTTGCGGTAGATGTGACAAAGCCTGTCCAATGGATATAAAAGTGTCAAAAGAAAAGAAAATATGCGGAAGAGATTGTATTTCATGTTTCAATTGTGTAGATGGCGAAACCTGTCCTGCTAAAATAGATGCCCTGAAATTAAAGTTTTTAGGAAAAAAAGTAAGTCCAGGTCTATTTTCATTAGTTGTATTAATATTATATGTAATAATCACATACTCTGTTATGCAGTTATTACACTAG